Proteins encoded within one genomic window of Mya arenaria isolate MELC-2E11 chromosome 13, ASM2691426v1:
- the LOC128214837 gene encoding prolyl 4-hydroxylase subunit alpha-1-like, whose product MIGFIINESVLAIMLLSFSVTDLKEIYTSMRTIKVHMADTRQLLKGELSTLRSYVKNQKAALTNLKESINNLQHLSEEAKHPNFDILHPLNAYRFIRNHSVIYENTVKTIITETKQLEEKLVSNTRELIPKIPSLNKTEYEGVIDGILRLQGTYDLNVNDIVEGNFGGIPSGLTISAKECGEIIKVLFKDPFNRPFYGSEWVKQATRMIQNGDRSTTVATIYTLAANAMLAINKREEAALLYAMIPKDQRGRYHKIMVKALWTQTEDSNRRQVYRRMNTIFTKADLKNRHDRLCNGQSIESLLPNRHTPRRHLVCRIVDNGSPILRVQPIKLEELSLDPYVAIFHDIGSEHEISAVRECAEPKLQRSMVNSLLQGSVLDRGRTSQNMFIFDDSKYIKFARRIEAATGLNYSGFEKFQIANYGVGGHYYCHHDFFSAEYAKKTFDDDNRIATCMLYLTDVEKGGATVFPDIGVSVFPRKGRAIFWYNMYRNGTVHPLTRHAACPVLVGEKWVGNLWIRRNAQTFAKPCSLDRLELDWNWL is encoded by the coding sequence ATGATTGgctttattataaatgaaagtGTTCTGGCAATCATGCTTCTATCATTCAGTGTAACggatttaaaagaaatttacacATCAATGCGAACAATAAAGGTTCACATGGCTGACACCAGACAGTTGCTGAAAGGAGAGTTATCTACGTTACGATCCTACGTCAAGAACCAAAAAGCCGCGTTAACAAACCTAAAAGAATCCATCAACAATCTACAACATCTGTCAGAGGAGGCAAAACATCCGAACTTCGACATTCTTCATCCATTGAACGCATACAGATTCATTCGCAATCATTCCGTCATATATGAAAATACTGTAAAAACTATAATTACGGAGACAAAACAACTCGAAGAGAAGCTGGTTTCCAATACAAGAGAATTGATTCCCAAAATTCCGTCGCTTAACAAAACTGAATACGAAGGCGTGATTGATGGTATCTTGAGACTGCAAGGAACGTATGACTTGaatgtaaatgatattgttGAAGGAAACTTCGGAGGAATTCCCTCTGGTCTGACAATTAGTGCGAAGGAATGTGGAGAAATTATAAAGGTATTGTTTAAGGACCCTTTTAACCGACCGTTTTATGGAAGTGAATGGGTTAAACAGGCAACAAGGATGATACAGAACGGTGATAGATCCACAACAGTTGCAACGATATATACTTTGGCAGCCAATGCTATGCTAGCAATTAACAAGAGAGAAGAGGCCGCTTTACTTTACGCCATGATCCCAAAAGATCAAAGGGGGAGGTACCACAAAATAATGGTAAAGGCTTTATGGACCCAGACGGAGGACTCCAATCGAAGACAGGTTTATAGAAGAATGAATACGATATTCACGAAAGCTGATCTAAAGAATAGGCACGATCGTCTATGTAATGGCCAGAGTATTGAGAGTTTGCTTCCAAACCGACATACTCCTAGACGGCATCTTGTGTGTAGGATTGTGGACAACGGTAGTCCGATACTGAGAGTTCAGCCTATAAAACTGGAAGAGCTATCTCTAGACCCATATGTCGCCATTTTCCATGATATCGGATCAGAGCACGAAATATCAGCCGTTAGAGAATGTGCTGAGCCGAAACTGCAGCGGTCAATGGTAAACTCCCTTCTTCAAGGCAGTGTTTTGGACCGAGGACGGACTAGTCAgaatatgttcatttttgacGATTCAAAATACATCAAATTTGCAAGGCGCATTGAAGCTGCTACTGGTCTCAACTACAGCGGTTTTGAGAAGTTTCAAATCGCAAACTATGGCGTCGGCGGACATTATTATTGTCATCACGATTTCTTCTCCGCCGAATACGCAAAAAAGACTTTCGATGATGACAATCGAATTGCCACATGTATGCTGTATTTAACGGACGTCGAAAAAGGGGGAGCAACCGTGTTTCCCGATATAGGTGTGTCAGTGTTTCCTAGAAAGGGCAGAGCCATCTTCTGGTATAACATGTACAGAAATGGAACTGTTCATCCGCTTACAAGGCATGCGGCGTGCCCCGTACTAGTAGGTGAAAAGTGGGTTGGCAATTTATGGATTAGAAGGAATGCCCAAACTTTTGCAAAACCATGCAGTCTAGACCGACTAGAACTTGACTGGAATTGGCTTTAA
- the LOC128215371 gene encoding prostaglandin E2 receptor EP4 subtype-like, with product MADDTYSFIHTNLSDLITNISGGVNVNTSSGTFYASHGNMTSDVQSDPLISLTVPALMFSFGVFGNILAIAVLFRSSNEHKRTVFYRLVGALACTDLFGTCATSPITLAVYANKFKWVGGDALCQYESFMLIFAGYSTVFIIGAMAVDRFLAILCPFFYDQHITKRRAVLSIFSLWAFAAFLGLLPILGLGENVKQFPGTWCFFTFVSSEIKNKVFAYMYVSIGLTVISTTIMFNFIVTWTLLNMRRKAANVSHAKRQDSELQMMILLLGIIIIFSTCWCPFLIRIIINQIHQQQVDVRADLHALRLASFNQILDPWVYILFRKELFVRVFICLKSIVSRVCPCKCANAVVDWEERMERSETFRKSSSQVKFVDLDNAFDQLETDIDIHEIQSTAMNNIVEDYSTGTRRDLRSLQQKISNGSSRGYHGKTKHFTIAVDIDSESLPLTEKHSCHLNLKHSACLFCLSSHPKYVVGMNLKQTGPIAKSMETLNQKESEIPSTNYLSVIQDMSKVKRGSIHLSLEDVSVTTPHAERVCNGQMVSCQR from the exons ATGGCGGACGACACTTACAGTTTCATCCATACCAATTTATCGGACCTTATTACTAACATAAGTGGAGGTGTAAACGTAAACACTTCTTCCGGAACGTTTTACGCATCTCACGGCAATATGACGTCTGACGTCCAATCCGATCCACTCATCTCACTTACGGTTCCAGCGTTGATGTTTTCGTTTGGGGTGTTTGGAAATATTCTGGCAATAGCTGTGCTCTTTAGATCTTCAAATGAACATAAACGGACTGTGTTTTATCGACTGGTGGGAGCGCTAGCGTGCACGGATCTTTTCGGAACATGCGCAACGTCTCCGATCACGTTAGCCGTTTACGCTAACAAGTTTAAATGGGTGGGAGGCGACGCTCTTTGTCAGTATGAGTCGTTTATGCTCATATTTGCTGGATATTCAACAGTTTTCATCATTGGGGCTATGGCAGTGGATCGTTTTCTAGCCATACTGTGCCCATTTTTCTACGACCAACATATTACCAAACGTCGAGCGGTGCTTAGTATTTTCAGCCTTTGGGCGTTTGCAGCGTTTCTCGGACTTTTACCGATCTTAGGACTCGGAGAAAACGTTAAACAATTTCCTGGAACTTGGTGTTTCTTTACGTTTGTGAGTTCAGagattaaaaataaagtttttgcgTACATGTATGTTTCCATAGGCTTAACGGTGATCTCAACGACGATTATGTTCAACTTTATAGTGACGTGGACGTTATTGAATATGAGACGTAAGGCCGCTAACGTCAGTCATGCTAAACGTCAGGATAGTGAGCTACAGATGATGATCTTGCTGCTAGGAATCATTATCATCTTTTCAACGTGCTGGTGTCCATTCTTG aTCCGGATTATAATAAACCAGATCCACCAGCAACAAGTTGACGTCCGAGCGGACTTACATGCTTTACGTCTGGCATCCTTCAACCAAATTCTCGATCCGTGGGTATATATTCTCTTCCGAAAAGAGCTCTTTGTACGGGTGTTCATCTGCTTGAAGTCGATCGTTTCGCGTGTATGTCCTTGTAAATGCGCCAATGCTGTAGTCGATTGGGAAGAACGGATGGAGAGAAGCGAAACGTTTCGGAAATCAAGTAGTCAGgttaaatttgttgatttagaCAATGCGTTCGACCAGTTGGAAACTGACATTGACATTCATGAAATCCAAAGTACTGCGATGAATAATATAGTAGAAGATTATAGCACAGGAACCAGAAGGGACTTGAGATCTCTTCAGCAAAAGATTTCCAATGGGTCCTCCAGAGGATATCATGGTAAAACGAAACATTTTACAATAGCCGTTGACATTGATTCGGAAAGTCTGCCGCTAACCGAGAAACATTCGTGTCATCTGAATCTCAAACATTCTGCTTGCTTGTTCTGTCTCTCCAGCCATCCAAAATATGTTGTGGGAATGAATCTCAAACAGACTGGGCCAATCGCAAAAAGCATGGAGACATTGAATCAGAAAGAATCGGAAATCCCCTCTACAAATTACCTGTCAGTTATTCAGGATATGAGTAAAGTGAAAAGGGGCAGTATTCATTTATCTCTAGAAGATGTTTCTGTAACAACCCCACACGCTGAACGAGTCTGTAATGGTCAAATGGTTTCTTGTCAGCGTTAA